A genomic segment from Idiomarina piscisalsi encodes:
- a CDS encoding 16S rRNA (uracil(1498)-N(3))-methyltransferase, whose translation MRVPRIFHPDPIDINVETELSADGFQHLIKVLRLNVNDPIVLFNGDGKNYSATITQAAKKSASFKVTAVEDNDTESPVPVHLGQVISRGDRMDFVLQKSVELGVREITPLFSERCGVKLSGDRLEKKQQQWQKIVRSACEQCGRSIVPDVKPAQTLVDFINNHFDGLRLTLDPTAEQPLSSYTQADKGIQLLIGPEGGFTDEEVLEAEQQGFKPMKLGPRILRTETAALSALTAVQYQFGDLR comes from the coding sequence ATGCGAGTACCGCGGATCTTTCACCCTGATCCCATCGATATAAACGTTGAAACCGAACTGAGTGCGGATGGTTTCCAACACCTGATAAAAGTGCTGCGTTTAAACGTAAATGACCCCATTGTCTTATTCAATGGGGACGGCAAGAATTACTCGGCAACCATTACCCAGGCGGCTAAAAAGTCTGCGTCTTTTAAGGTCACAGCCGTGGAAGATAATGACACCGAGTCCCCGGTTCCAGTGCATTTAGGACAAGTCATCTCACGGGGCGACCGTATGGACTTCGTGTTGCAAAAATCGGTAGAGCTGGGGGTGAGAGAAATAACGCCGCTCTTTAGCGAGCGCTGCGGCGTCAAGCTCAGCGGTGACCGGCTCGAAAAAAAGCAACAGCAATGGCAGAAAATAGTGCGTTCGGCTTGTGAACAGTGCGGCCGCAGTATCGTACCGGACGTTAAACCGGCACAGACTCTGGTAGACTTTATCAATAACCACTTTGACGGGTTACGGCTGACACTAGACCCAACCGCCGAGCAACCACTGTCTTCATACACGCAAGCCGATAAAGGCATTCAGTTATTGATTGGTCCCGAGGGTGGCTTCACCGACGAGGAAGTCCTTGAGGCCGAACAGCAGGGCTTTAAACCCATGAAGTTAGGCCCAAGAATACTAAGAACCGAAACCGCAGCACTGTCTGCTTTAACCGCGGTGCAGTATCAGTTTGGCGATTTACGCTAA
- the metK gene encoding methionine adenosyltransferase: MSRHLFTSESVSEGHPDKIADQISDAVLDAILAKDPKARVACETYVKTGMVLVGGEISTKAWVDVEDLARQTVKDIGYRHSDMGFDGASCAVLNAIGKQSGDINQGVDRDKPEEQGAGDQGLMFGYASNETSVLMPAPITYAHRVMQRQSEVRTNGTLDWLRPDAKSQLTFVYENGKPVAIDTVVLSTQHREDITQETLREAVMEEIIKPVLPEQWVSKDTQFHINPTGRFVVGGPMGDCGLTGRKIIVDTYGGMARHGGGAFSGKDPSKVDRSAAYAARYVAKNLVAAGLAERCELQISYAIGVAEPTSISIDTFGTSKYSEEQLIALVRRHFDLRPYGLIKMLDLERPIYKQTAAYGHFGRDGLPWEQTDKAADLQADI; the protein is encoded by the coding sequence ATGTCACGTCACCTGTTTACCTCAGAGTCAGTGTCCGAAGGGCATCCGGACAAAATTGCCGACCAGATATCTGATGCAGTTTTAGACGCTATTTTAGCGAAAGATCCTAAGGCCCGTGTTGCTTGTGAAACGTATGTAAAAACCGGGATGGTATTGGTTGGCGGAGAAATTTCAACCAAGGCCTGGGTTGACGTTGAAGACCTTGCACGTCAAACCGTCAAAGACATTGGTTATCGCCATTCCGATATGGGTTTTGACGGCGCGTCTTGTGCAGTATTAAACGCTATTGGTAAGCAAAGCGGTGACATCAATCAGGGCGTTGACCGCGACAAACCTGAAGAGCAGGGGGCAGGTGACCAGGGCTTAATGTTTGGTTATGCCTCGAATGAAACGTCGGTACTTATGCCGGCTCCAATTACTTATGCACACCGCGTTATGCAGCGCCAGTCGGAAGTGCGTACTAACGGAACGTTAGATTGGTTACGCCCGGACGCCAAAAGTCAGTTAACGTTTGTTTATGAGAACGGCAAACCCGTCGCTATTGATACCGTGGTTCTGTCAACTCAGCACAGAGAAGATATTACTCAGGAAACGCTGCGCGAAGCGGTGATGGAAGAGATCATTAAACCGGTATTGCCGGAGCAGTGGGTTTCCAAAGACACGCAATTCCATATTAATCCTACCGGTCGTTTTGTGGTGGGTGGCCCGATGGGTGACTGCGGCTTGACGGGTCGTAAGATCATTGTGGATACCTATGGCGGTATGGCACGTCACGGTGGTGGCGCTTTCTCGGGTAAAGACCCGTCAAAAGTTGACCGCAGTGCGGCTTATGCAGCGCGTTACGTCGCTAAGAACTTGGTCGCCGCCGGTTTGGCAGAGCGTTGTGAACTGCAAATTTCTTACGCCATTGGTGTTGCGGAGCCAACCTCCATCAGCATTGATACCTTCGGTACATCTAAGTACTCAGAAGAGCAACTCATTGCATTAGTGCGTCGTCACTTCGACTTACGCCCTTATGGCTTAATTAAGATGCTCGACCTGGAACGTCCTATTTATAAGCAAACCGCCGCATACGGGCACTTTGGTCGTGATGGTTTACCGTGGGAGCAAACGGATAAAGCGGCTGATTTACAGGCTGATATTTAG
- the tkt gene encoding transketolase: MSERQYLANAIRALSMDAVQKAKSGHPGAPMGMADIAEVLWRDYLKHNPDNPDWADRDRFVLSNGHGSMLIYSLLHLTGYDLSIDDLKQFRQLDSKTPGHPEYGYTPGVETTTGPLGQGVANAVGMALAEKVLAAQFNRDNHNIIDHHTYAFLGDGCLMEGISHEVCSLAGTLGLGKLIAFYDDNGISIDGEVEGWFTDNTAKRFESYGWQVIEAVDGHDSEAITQAIEAARSETNKPTLIICKTVIGFGSPNKQGSESCHGAPLGDDEIAATRKQLNWSHDAFEIPADVYQQWSAKDKGAAVESSWNKRWVAYEQEHPELAQELQRRLNGELPEDFSTTVFDYAQKLQNAPEAIATRKASLNVLNEFGPKLPELLGGSADLAGSNLTLWDGAKGVTAEDASGNYVYYGVREFGMSAIMNGVTLHGGFRAYGATFLMFMEYARNAVRMAALMKQPSIFVYTHDSIGLGEDGPTHQPVEQLANLRQTPNLQCWRPCDPVETAVAWGAAIQSSKTPSALVFSRQGMQQQERDEEQLASIARGGYILKDCDGEPEVIFIATGSEVDLAVEAYQQLSEEGHKVRVVSMPSTNVFDIQSAEYKESVLPANVTRRVAIEAGITDFWLKYVGLNGEVVGMTTFGESAPAGELYKHFGITAENAVAAAKRLLDA, encoded by the coding sequence ATGTCAGAACGTCAATATCTCGCCAATGCCATCCGTGCGCTTAGCATGGACGCTGTTCAAAAAGCCAAGTCGGGACACCCCGGCGCGCCAATGGGCATGGCAGATATCGCAGAAGTGTTATGGCGTGACTACCTAAAACATAACCCTGATAACCCTGACTGGGCCGACCGTGACCGCTTTGTGTTGTCCAATGGTCACGGCTCTATGTTGATTTACTCTCTGCTACACCTTACTGGTTATGACCTCAGCATTGACGACTTAAAGCAGTTTCGCCAATTAGATTCAAAAACCCCTGGTCACCCGGAATACGGATACACTCCGGGGGTTGAAACGACAACAGGTCCTTTAGGTCAGGGCGTTGCGAACGCCGTCGGAATGGCTTTGGCAGAAAAAGTGCTGGCGGCACAGTTTAATCGTGACAACCACAACATTATTGATCACCACACTTATGCATTTTTAGGTGACGGTTGTTTAATGGAAGGCATTTCTCACGAGGTTTGCTCTTTGGCGGGGACGTTGGGCCTTGGCAAGCTGATTGCGTTTTATGACGATAACGGTATTTCGATTGACGGTGAAGTAGAAGGTTGGTTTACCGACAACACGGCCAAGCGTTTTGAGTCTTATGGTTGGCAAGTGATTGAAGCGGTCGATGGTCATGACTCAGAAGCGATTACGCAGGCGATAGAAGCCGCGCGCTCAGAGACTAATAAGCCGACATTGATTATCTGTAAAACCGTTATCGGCTTTGGCTCGCCGAATAAACAAGGCTCTGAAAGCTGTCACGGCGCCCCGCTGGGCGATGATGAAATTGCCGCTACGCGCAAGCAGTTGAACTGGTCGCACGATGCGTTTGAAATCCCTGCAGACGTTTATCAGCAATGGTCAGCAAAAGACAAAGGCGCTGCGGTGGAATCATCATGGAATAAGCGTTGGGTAGCCTATGAACAAGAGCACCCGGAACTTGCGCAAGAGTTACAGCGCCGACTGAATGGCGAACTTCCGGAAGACTTCTCAACAACGGTCTTCGATTACGCACAGAAACTACAGAATGCGCCGGAAGCAATCGCAACCCGTAAAGCATCACTGAATGTGTTAAACGAATTTGGACCGAAACTGCCTGAACTGTTAGGTGGGTCAGCTGACCTGGCGGGCTCTAACCTGACGTTATGGGACGGTGCTAAGGGTGTGACAGCAGAAGACGCCAGCGGTAATTACGTTTACTACGGTGTCCGCGAATTTGGTATGTCGGCCATTATGAATGGTGTGACACTGCATGGTGGATTCAGAGCTTATGGTGCTACCTTCCTGATGTTTATGGAGTATGCACGTAACGCCGTTCGTATGGCGGCACTTATGAAACAGCCAAGCATTTTTGTCTACACCCATGACTCTATTGGCCTGGGAGAAGACGGTCCAACACACCAACCAGTTGAGCAGTTAGCCAACTTGCGTCAAACACCAAACCTGCAATGCTGGCGCCCATGTGACCCTGTTGAAACGGCGGTCGCCTGGGGTGCTGCAATACAAAGCAGCAAAACACCGTCGGCATTAGTCTTTAGCCGTCAGGGAATGCAACAACAAGAGCGAGACGAAGAGCAGTTAGCGAGTATTGCCCGCGGTGGTTATATTCTGAAAGATTGCGACGGCGAACCTGAGGTTATTTTCATTGCGACAGGCTCTGAAGTTGACTTGGCCGTTGAAGCCTATCAGCAACTGTCGGAAGAAGGCCACAAGGTGCGCGTTGTCTCTATGCCGTCGACCAATGTGTTCGATATTCAAAGTGCTGAATACAAAGAGTCGGTGTTGCCGGCGAATGTGACGCGCCGTGTGGCTATTGAAGCCGGTATTACTGATTTTTGGTTGAAATACGTTGGCCTTAATGGCGAGGTAGTTGGTATGACAACCTTTGGCGAGTCGGCTCCTGCGGGTGAACTGTATAAGCACTTTGGCATTACTGCTGAAAACGCAGTAGCGGCCGCTAAGCGTTTATTGGACGCTTAA
- the epd gene encoding erythrose-4-phosphate dehydrogenase, which produces MSQAVRIAINGFGRIGRSFLRALYENKYRDNIQVVLINEPAASEAIAHLLKYDSSHGRFGFKVAQSQDELTVAGDDIALEHETDIEAIDWASYEVDFVVDCTGVYGSQSDGQRYLAQGVKRVLFSHPGKPDVDFTAIYGVNENELSPEHKVISNGSCTTNCIVPVIKVLDDAFGIDSGAITTIHSAMHDQQVIDAYHPDLRRTRAAGRSIIPVDTKLARGIERILPHLEGRFEAIAVRVPTTNVTAMDLSVTLNSDATLETVNKVLKEHSAGALQGILDYTEEPLVSIDFNHDPHSAIVDGTQTRVSHKRLVKLLCWCDNEWGFANRLLDTTRKMAEQL; this is translated from the coding sequence ATGAGTCAAGCGGTTCGTATAGCAATTAATGGTTTCGGTCGCATCGGCCGAAGCTTTTTGCGTGCGCTTTATGAAAATAAGTACCGGGACAACATTCAAGTTGTGCTGATTAACGAGCCAGCCGCGTCTGAAGCTATCGCTCATTTACTGAAATATGATTCCAGTCATGGCCGTTTTGGTTTCAAAGTGGCGCAGTCACAGGACGAGCTAACGGTTGCCGGAGACGACATTGCGCTTGAGCATGAAACTGACATTGAAGCCATTGATTGGGCGTCCTATGAGGTCGACTTTGTGGTCGACTGTACCGGCGTCTATGGCAGTCAGAGCGATGGTCAGCGTTATTTGGCACAAGGTGTGAAACGGGTCTTGTTTTCGCATCCGGGCAAACCAGATGTCGATTTTACCGCCATTTATGGCGTGAATGAAAACGAATTGTCGCCTGAGCATAAAGTCATTTCGAATGGCTCGTGTACGACTAACTGTATTGTACCGGTTATTAAAGTACTGGACGACGCATTTGGCATAGACTCAGGCGCTATCACCACCATTCACTCGGCAATGCATGATCAGCAAGTTATCGATGCTTATCACCCCGATTTACGGCGTACCCGGGCTGCCGGGCGTTCAATTATTCCGGTTGATACGAAGTTAGCTCGCGGTATTGAGCGTATATTGCCGCATTTAGAAGGTCGTTTTGAAGCCATTGCGGTGCGAGTCCCGACGACCAATGTTACCGCAATGGACTTAAGCGTTACGCTCAATAGCGACGCGACGCTGGAAACGGTGAACAAAGTGTTGAAAGAGCATAGCGCTGGTGCGCTGCAGGGCATCCTGGACTATACCGAAGAGCCGCTGGTTTCCATCGACTTTAACCATGACCCTCACTCAGCCATTGTTGATGGCACTCAAACGCGCGTCAGTCATAAGCGACTGGTGAAGCTGTTGTGCTGGTGCGACAACGAGTGGGGCTTTGCGAATCGTTTACTCGATACGACGCGCAAAATGGCTGAACAGCTTTAA
- a CDS encoding phosphoglycerate kinase, with amino-acid sequence MSVIAMTDLDLSNKRVLIREDLNVPVKDGKVASDARLKAAIPSIKAALDGGAKVMVMSHLGRPTEGEYDAQFSMQPVVDYLANALDCPVRLCKDYLNGVEIDSGELVIFENVRFNVGEKKNDDELAKKLAALCDVYVMDAFGTAHRAQASTHGVAKYAPVACAGPLLAAELDALGKALENPKRPLVAIVGGSKVSTKLTVLESLSGVVDQLVVGGGIANTFVAAAGHNVGKSLYEADLTDEANRLVEQAQAKGGDIPLPVDVVTGKEFSAEAKAETKAVDAVADDDMIFDIGPKTAEQLAAMLKSAGTIVWNGPVGVFEFEQFGNGTKAIADAVANSDAFSIAGGGDTLAAIDQYGIADKISYISTGGGAFLEFLEGKTLPAVAVLEERANDA; translated from the coding sequence ATGTCTGTCATTGCAATGACTGATTTGGATTTATCGAATAAACGCGTCCTGATTCGCGAAGACCTGAATGTGCCGGTTAAAGATGGCAAAGTGGCATCAGACGCTCGCCTGAAAGCCGCTATTCCTAGCATTAAAGCAGCCTTAGACGGCGGCGCAAAGGTGATGGTGATGTCGCATTTGGGTCGCCCCACCGAAGGCGAATATGACGCGCAGTTCTCTATGCAGCCGGTTGTGGATTACTTGGCAAACGCACTCGACTGCCCGGTTCGTTTATGCAAAGACTATCTTAATGGCGTTGAGATTGACTCAGGCGAATTGGTTATTTTTGAAAATGTTCGATTCAACGTTGGTGAAAAGAAAAACGACGACGAATTAGCGAAGAAGTTGGCTGCTTTATGTGACGTGTACGTTATGGACGCATTTGGCACGGCTCACCGCGCTCAGGCATCGACACATGGCGTTGCCAAATATGCGCCAGTCGCATGTGCCGGTCCGCTGTTGGCGGCTGAGTTAGACGCCCTTGGTAAAGCACTGGAAAACCCGAAGCGGCCTTTGGTTGCTATTGTTGGTGGCTCTAAAGTTTCAACTAAGCTGACGGTGTTGGAATCGTTGAGTGGCGTTGTTGATCAACTGGTTGTGGGCGGTGGTATTGCGAACACTTTTGTTGCGGCGGCCGGTCATAATGTGGGTAAGTCTTTGTACGAAGCCGATCTGACTGACGAGGCAAATCGCCTGGTTGAGCAAGCGCAAGCGAAAGGCGGCGACATTCCATTACCCGTTGATGTTGTCACAGGCAAAGAATTTAGCGCGGAAGCAAAGGCGGAAACCAAAGCGGTAGATGCTGTGGCGGATGATGACATGATTTTCGATATTGGTCCCAAAACCGCAGAACAACTCGCTGCTATGCTCAAGAGCGCGGGCACGATTGTTTGGAACGGCCCTGTCGGCGTATTTGAATTTGAGCAATTTGGAAATGGTACAAAAGCCATTGCGGATGCCGTTGCAAATAGTGATGCATTTTCAATTGCAGGTGGTGGAGACACCCTTGCAGCCATTGATCAATATGGTATCGCTGATAAGATAAGCTATATTTCAACAGGTGGCGGAGCATTTCTGGAGTTTCTGGAAGGTAAAACCTTACCCGCAGTAGCCGTTTTAGAAGAGCGCGCAAACGACGCCTGA
- the fba gene encoding class II fructose-bisphosphate aldolase (catalyzes the reversible aldol condensation of dihydroxyacetonephosphate and glyceraldehyde 3-phosphate in the Calvin cycle, glycolysis, and/or gluconeogenesis): MALVSLRQLLDHAAEHDYGVPAFNVNNLEQMRAIMQAADATDSPVIVQASAGARKYAGAPFLRHLIQAAVEEWPHIPVVVHQDHGTSPAVCQRSIQLGFSSVMMDGSLLEDGKTPADYDYNVRVTKQTVEMAHACGVSVEGELGCLGSLETGEAGEEDGVGAEGKLSHDQLLTDPEEAAEFVKATNVDALAIACGTSHGAYKFTRPPTGDILSIDRIKEIHRRIPGTHLVMHGSSSVPQEWLKVINEFGGEIPETYGVPVEQIQEGIKNGVRKVNIDTDLRLASTGAIRRHLAENPSNFDPRKFLAAATTAMEEICKARYEAFGCAGMASKIKPITLETMFQRYESGELNAIVK, translated from the coding sequence ATGGCCCTGGTGTCATTACGACAGTTATTGGATCACGCCGCCGAGCACGACTATGGTGTACCGGCGTTTAACGTAAATAACCTAGAGCAAATGCGAGCCATTATGCAGGCAGCGGACGCAACCGACAGCCCGGTAATCGTTCAAGCGTCAGCAGGCGCGCGCAAGTACGCGGGTGCTCCTTTCCTGCGTCACTTAATTCAGGCAGCCGTTGAAGAGTGGCCACATATTCCTGTGGTGGTTCACCAGGATCACGGTACGTCACCTGCGGTGTGTCAGCGCTCAATCCAATTAGGCTTTAGTTCCGTCATGATGGACGGCTCGTTGCTGGAAGACGGCAAAACGCCGGCGGACTACGACTACAACGTTCGTGTTACTAAACAAACGGTTGAAATGGCGCACGCTTGTGGCGTCTCTGTAGAAGGTGAGCTGGGCTGCCTGGGCTCGTTAGAAACGGGCGAGGCGGGCGAAGAAGATGGCGTCGGCGCTGAAGGCAAACTGTCACACGATCAGCTACTGACTGATCCTGAAGAAGCGGCAGAGTTCGTTAAGGCAACGAACGTTGATGCTTTGGCCATCGCTTGCGGTACGTCTCATGGTGCTTACAAATTTACGCGTCCACCAACAGGCGATATTTTGTCCATTGACCGCATTAAAGAGATTCATCGTCGCATTCCGGGTACACATTTGGTGATGCATGGTTCATCGTCTGTACCTCAGGAATGGCTGAAAGTCATTAATGAGTTCGGCGGCGAAATTCCTGAAACGTACGGTGTTCCGGTTGAGCAAATTCAGGAAGGCATCAAAAACGGTGTCCGTAAAGTCAACATTGATACTGACTTACGCTTAGCATCAACCGGTGCAATCCGTCGTCACTTGGCAGAGAATCCATCAAACTTCGACCCGCGTAAGTTCTTAGCGGCAGCGACAACGGCGATGGAAGAAATCTGTAAAGCACGTTATGAAGCCTTCGGCTGTGCAGGCATGGCAAGTAAAATAAAACCAATAACGTTAGAAACCATGTTCCAGCGCTACGAAAGTGGTGAATTAAACGCAATTGTGAAATAA
- a CDS encoding DUF481 domain-containing protein, which translates to MRLSVLFASLFLSVSASAQTFMFDDADDMDTETVEEWEASAEFGLLYTSGNTETESLKGKLNISRDVQNWRHKGVIDYYTAEQEDQSTGESIETADRMFVSAQSNYKFSPDSRSSLFVFGSYEEDEFSGYEYQATVATGYGARYRYDEDIYADYEIGPGYSRTKPIQIEGEPPVESEGQMILRLAGNLDWKISENSKFNALVSSELGEDNTKSKAELSLSSNINSSLAMKFSVSGTHNSNVSDESIEKLDTETAVTLVYTF; encoded by the coding sequence GTGCGTTTATCAGTATTATTTGCAAGTTTATTTTTGTCGGTATCGGCCAGTGCTCAAACCTTCATGTTTGATGACGCTGACGATATGGATACCGAAACGGTTGAAGAGTGGGAAGCAAGTGCTGAGTTCGGCCTGCTTTACACGTCGGGTAATACCGAGACTGAAAGCTTAAAAGGCAAGCTTAATATATCGCGAGACGTCCAAAATTGGCGTCATAAAGGTGTTATTGACTACTACACGGCTGAACAGGAAGACCAGTCAACAGGTGAGTCAATTGAAACCGCTGATCGTATGTTTGTGTCGGCTCAGAGCAACTACAAGTTTTCACCGGACAGTCGCTCTTCATTATTTGTTTTCGGTTCTTATGAGGAAGACGAGTTTAGTGGTTACGAGTACCAGGCAACGGTAGCAACCGGTTATGGTGCGCGTTATCGCTATGATGAAGACATTTACGCCGACTATGAAATTGGTCCGGGTTACTCTCGAACTAAACCGATTCAAATAGAAGGTGAGCCGCCTGTTGAGTCAGAAGGGCAAATGATTCTTCGTTTAGCGGGAAATCTGGACTGGAAGATCTCCGAAAACTCTAAGTTCAATGCGCTCGTGTCTTCAGAACTTGGTGAAGATAATACCAAGAGCAAGGCTGAGCTGTCGTTGTCCTCTAACATCAACAGCTCACTGGCGATGAAGTTTTCTGTCAGCGGTACGCACAACTCAAATGTATCTGATGAAAGCATTGAAAAGTTAGATACTGAAACCGCAGTGACGTTAGTGTACACCTTCTAA
- a CDS encoding methyl-accepting chemotaxis protein — MRVSAFSRVSSFILLGLSLIFLGVLFWSSQKLSTIEKKQAAYSSVKQSLMVNVVTDLSGYLQSGNTVLLTDAKKAVEQAETKLVDLGFERSSDVIKQLQSINNRIGQDYRSIGKLSGQEAALLFNAERSLFSELSRLFDYAQKGSGDNPSVSQKYTQIGSDLTLLIGELVHTRERLFNGEISQDVLEQVLNSIQQEISRLEQLPELGVKEELPDQSMMLVQREAKELGPKIISEMSSLVNRYPRELSSTLDLIAERELAFKRISDDIAQIQVIAVAAEKQLIDIQQEQLFQIKVTIMALVAALLFFAFINFLLLKRMVLTPLRSLRDAMQQLLEQKQLNYLPGADKKTEFGEVAKFFNGMLEQTKSGEAQKSHQMSVVNEALKTVIKELQELVSSSHKTQTSAESTIGGISQLNELTNSLNDCTAALEQNAVGTQKSMQTSREYIRKLSDASKMNEQAMSSAKTSVNELAVSVEHVNSALSVISGIADQTNLLALNAAIEAARAGEQGRGFAVVADEVRQLAQKTQSSLTSIDSTLGKLAEASAAIENSYQHIIETSSNQHDYVNVLVDTADEVSKKAQVSSDEAKTSLQLAEQQSLRVTAFSEEIRLLIENMGHAHHLLKNVERQVDTQQSEIEQVFR; from the coding sequence ATGCGCGTATCTGCATTCAGTCGAGTTTCTTCTTTTATTTTACTTGGGTTATCGCTGATTTTTCTTGGCGTGCTTTTTTGGTCGAGTCAAAAGCTTAGCACTATTGAAAAAAAGCAAGCCGCTTATTCGTCGGTCAAGCAAAGCTTGATGGTTAATGTGGTGACGGATCTCAGCGGTTATTTGCAATCCGGAAACACCGTATTGCTCACTGATGCCAAAAAAGCGGTAGAGCAGGCTGAAACCAAATTGGTTGATTTAGGCTTTGAGAGAAGCTCTGATGTGATTAAGCAACTTCAGTCAATAAATAACAGGATAGGCCAGGACTATCGTTCAATAGGTAAACTCTCTGGTCAGGAAGCGGCTTTACTGTTCAATGCTGAACGTTCGTTGTTCAGTGAGCTTTCGCGTTTATTTGATTATGCCCAAAAAGGAAGCGGAGATAACCCTTCTGTCAGTCAAAAATACACCCAGATAGGCAGTGACCTCACTCTGCTAATAGGAGAGCTTGTTCACACCCGTGAACGCTTGTTCAATGGCGAAATTAGTCAAGACGTGCTTGAGCAAGTTCTTAACTCGATACAGCAGGAAATAAGTAGGCTGGAGCAGTTGCCAGAATTGGGTGTGAAGGAAGAGTTGCCTGATCAGTCGATGATGCTTGTTCAGCGGGAGGCTAAAGAGCTTGGTCCTAAAATCATTTCGGAGATGTCCAGTTTAGTTAACCGTTACCCACGCGAGCTATCATCCACTCTTGATTTAATTGCCGAGCGAGAGCTCGCATTCAAACGTATCTCGGATGACATAGCGCAAATTCAGGTTATAGCAGTAGCCGCTGAAAAGCAGCTTATCGACATTCAGCAAGAGCAACTTTTCCAGATAAAGGTCACAATTATGGCGTTAGTTGCGGCCTTACTGTTTTTTGCCTTCATCAATTTTTTATTGCTAAAACGAATGGTTTTGACGCCACTACGTAGTTTACGCGATGCTATGCAGCAGCTTCTTGAACAGAAGCAGCTTAACTACCTGCCTGGCGCAGATAAAAAAACGGAGTTTGGAGAAGTTGCCAAATTCTTTAACGGTATGCTCGAGCAAACAAAATCTGGTGAAGCGCAAAAGTCCCATCAAATGTCCGTTGTGAATGAGGCTCTTAAAACAGTGATAAAAGAGCTGCAAGAGCTGGTATCGTCGTCACATAAAACTCAAACATCCGCGGAGTCAACCATAGGCGGCATTAGCCAGCTTAATGAACTGACGAATTCTTTAAATGACTGCACTGCGGCGCTTGAGCAGAACGCAGTAGGTACACAAAAGTCGATGCAAACAAGCCGGGAATACATTCGAAAACTCAGTGATGCGTCGAAAATGAATGAACAGGCAATGAGTTCCGCAAAAACGTCGGTCAATGAGCTTGCCGTCTCGGTTGAACACGTGAATAGTGCATTGTCTGTTATTTCAGGCATTGCAGATCAAACGAACTTACTCGCGCTAAATGCTGCGATAGAAGCGGCCCGAGCCGGAGAACAGGGACGAGGCTTTGCCGTCGTGGCTGACGAAGTCAGGCAGTTGGCTCAAAAAACTCAGTCTTCACTGACTAGCATTGATAGTACACTGGGCAAGCTGGCGGAAGCGTCCGCTGCAATAGAGAATAGCTACCAACATATTATAGAAACGAGTTCGAATCAGCATGACTACGTGAATGTCCTGGTGGATACGGCGGATGAAGTTTCAAAGAAAGCACAGGTTTCAAGTGATGAGGCGAAAACGTCTCTGCAGCTTGCCGAGCAACAAAGTTTGAGAGTGACAGCGTTTTCCGAAGAGATTCGATTGTTAATTGAGAATATGGGTCATGCGCATCATTTGTTGAAAAATGTTGAAAGACAAGTTGACACGCAACAAAGTGAAATTGAACAGGTGTTCAGATGA
- a CDS encoding TIGR00153 family protein, which yields MSMNSFLGVFAKSPIKPMIEHMDEVHRCAEALKEFFKAVYAKDWASAETARSKIVTHEQKADELKRKIRLNLPSGLFMPVERTDLLELVSQQDRIANKAKDISGLMTGRELTIPEPLVTDFDAYLNRCIDAAAKARETIGEFDDLLETGFKGRERDLVDDFIAELDAIEADTDKLQIQLRKDLRKIELDMNPLDAMFLYRILDWVGDLADLSERVGARFELMLARV from the coding sequence ATGTCAATGAACTCATTCCTTGGGGTATTTGCAAAGTCCCCGATTAAACCAATGATCGAGCACATGGACGAAGTGCACCGCTGTGCTGAAGCACTGAAAGAGTTTTTTAAAGCGGTATACGCTAAGGACTGGGCGTCAGCAGAAACTGCGCGTAGCAAAATCGTTACGCACGAGCAAAAGGCGGATGAACTCAAACGTAAAATTCGCTTAAACCTCCCAAGTGGCTTATTTATGCCGGTTGAGCGTACTGACTTACTTGAGTTGGTATCCCAGCAAGACCGTATTGCCAATAAAGCCAAAGACATTTCAGGTCTTATGACCGGCCGTGAATTAACGATTCCTGAGCCGCTGGTGACAGACTTTGATGCCTACCTAAACCGTTGTATAGATGCCGCTGCTAAAGCCAGAGAAACCATTGGCGAGTTTGACGACTTGCTGGAAACTGGTTTCAAAGGTCGTGAACGCGACTTGGTTGATGACTTCATTGCAGAACTTGATGCAATTGAAGCAGACACCGATAAGCTGCAAATCCAGTTACGCAAAGACTTGCGCAAAATAGAGCTGGATATGAACCCACTGGATGCCATGTTCCTATATCGAATCCTGGACTGGGTGGGTGACTTAGCTGACTTGTCTGAACGAGTTGGTGCACGTTTCGAATTGATGCTGGCGCGAGTCTAA